DNA from Diaphorobacter limosus:
GTCCAGGGTGTAGAGCGTGAGGGTGCGCGCGGCCAGGCGCTTTTCGACGCGCGCATGCTCCAGGTAGCGCAGCGCCTCGGGCGGCAGCTGCGGGCCGGGTTCAACCACTATGGGTTTCATAGCTTGTTGCGCTTTTCATGCAATGATTTCAGATACAAAACCCCTGATAACCCGCTCTACATCAGCGCTGACAACTCTCTTTTTCAGAGCAGGCGTGTCAACCCGGCACTCGCCAGCTCGGCAATGCGCGCCAGGTAGTCCGTGCCCATGGTGGCCTCAAAGCGGTGCGGGTCGGGCGAGCCCAGCACCAGCAGGCCAAAGGCCGGCTCATCGGCGCTGTCGATGGCGCCGCGGCGCAGCGGCAGCAGCGCCAGCGACTGCGCCTGGCCCGCCTGGGGCAGCCAGGCCGTGGCCTCGAAGCCCAGGTTGGGGCCGCAGAACGGCATGGTCAGCGACGAGGCGAAGGAGCGCACATCCTCGCTCGCGCCGTGGGTGAAAGGCGCATCGGCATGCATGCCAGCCGTGCCCCACAGGCGCAGCGCAACCTGCGGCACGTCGAACAGCCGGTGAATACCCTGCTCCACGGCCTGCGGCAACTCGGCCACGTCCTGCACCGCCAGCAGCTCGCGTGACCATTGGTGGATCTTGTGCGTGATGGCGGTGTTCTCGTGGCCGTGGCGCACCATGTCCATGACGCGGTGCTCCAGCCCCTTGATCTTCTCGCGCAGCATCTCGGCCTGGCGCTCGTGCAGGCTCACGGCGCGCTGGCCATGCGGGCTGGAGATGGTGACGGCCGACAGCAGCTCGGCGTGGCGCTCGAAAAAACCCGGCGTGTTGACCAGGAAATCGGCAATGTCGTCTTCGGTGATGGGGGTGACGGAAGAATGGTTCATGGTAGGTCTGGAATGGCTATCTGGCCTTCAAAAACAGTCACGGCGGGGCCGGTCATCAGCACCGGGTCTTGCACGCCGCCGGCCCAGGCAATGCTCAAGAGGCCGCCGCGTGTGTGCACGTCAACGCGTCCGTCCAGCAGGCCCAGGCCAATGCCGGCCACCACCGCAGCGCAGGCGCCGGTGCCGCAGGCCAGGGTCTCGCCGGCGCCGCGCTCGTACACGCGCAGGCGCACCTCGGCGCGGCTGATGATCTGCAAGTAACCCGCGTTCACGCGCTGCGCAAAGCGCGGGTGGTTTTCGATCAGCGGGCCGGTCTGGGCCACAGGGGCGGTGTCCACGTCATCCACCAGCTGCACGGCATGCGGGTTGCCCATGGATATCGGCACTATAAAAACAGTAGCTTCATGCGCTTGACCATCAAACGTCAGAGGCCATTTTTGTGTGAAACCCTGGGTCACGGGCTGCAGACCGGTGGCATCGAAAGGCACCCGCTCCGGCTCCAGCACCGGGCGCCCCATGTCCACTGTCACGCGGCCGTCGGCCTCCAGCCTGGGCGCGATCACGCCGGCCATGGTCTGCACGCGGATCTCGTCCTTGTGGGTCAGCCCCTTGTCGCGCACAAAGCGCGCAAAGCAGCGCGCACCGTTGCCGCACTGCTCCACCTGGCCGCCGTCGGCGTTGTGGATCAGGTATTCAAAATCGATGCCCTGGGCGGGCGAGGGGCGCACGCTGAGGATCTGGTCGGCGCCCACGCCGAAATGGCGGTCCGCCAGAAAGCGGTATTGCGCGCGCGTCAGACCCAGGATTTCCTGCGTCTCGTCGAGCACCACAAAGTCGTTGCCCGCGCCTTGCATCTTGGTAAAGCGGATGTGCATGGGGCGCGATTATCCGCGCCGCATCGGCGCGATCACCCTGGCTTGCCCATAATGCGCCGATGCCACGCCTCAGCCAACAACTCCACCCCCACCGTGAACCCGTCACGCCCCTGAATGCCGCCACCGTGCTGCTGCTGCGCGATGCCCCCGTCGCCGGCGGCACGGTGCTGGAGGTCTTGATGACGCGCCGATCGGACAAGGCCAGCTTTGTCCCCGGCGCCTATGTCTTTCCCGGCGGCGGCATCGAGGCCCAGGACGGCGACGGCGCCAGCCACGCGCTGGCCGACCGCCGCCCCACGCAGACCGACGCGCGCCTGACCGACGCCATGGCCGCCATCCGCGAGAGCTTTGAAGAGCTGGGCGTGCTGCTGGCGCGCCGCGCCGATGGCAGCTGGGCCGACGCCGCCGACATTGCCGCCATTGCGCGCAAGCTGCCGCCGGAGACGACGTTTGCCGCCGCATGCGCCGCGCGCGGCCTGCGCCTGGCGGCCGACAAGGTCTACCAGCTGGCGCATTGGACTGCCGACCGCAATTTACCGAAGCGCTTCGCCGTGCCCTTTCTGGTGGCGCGCATGCCCGAAGGGCAGGAGCCGGTGGCCGACGAGTCCGAGCAGTTCGAGCCCGTCTGGGTGCGCCCAGCAGACGCCCTGGCGCGGCACGAGGCCGGGCAGTTCTTCATGATCTTCCCGACCATACGCACGCTGCAGCGCCTGGCGCAGTTTGCCGACGTGGATGCCGTGCTGGCCGCCGTCGCGGGCGAGCAGCCGCTGTGGGCCAGCAGCCCGCGCTCGGGCCTGCTGGCGGGCAAGGAGGCGCGCTTCATGGAGCATGAGGCGCCCTATGGCGAGCTGGCCCTGGTCACACCCAACGGCCGCGGCGAGCATGTGCTGGACTGGCAGAGCGAAACCCCGGTGCAGCTCCTGAAAAACCTGCAGCGCCTGACCGCCGCCAACCCCGGCGTGATGACCGGCCCGGGCACCAACAGCTACCTGGTGGGCGACCCCGGCACGGGCTACATCGCCATCGACCCCGGCCCGGCCGACAAGGCGCATCTGGAGCGGCTGTGGCGCGCCGCGGGCGGCGACATTCGCATGATCGTCTGCACGCATTCGCACCCCGACCATTCCCCGGGCGCCGCGCCGCTGCAAACCATGGTGGCGGCCGCCGGGCGCCCGCAGCCGCCCGTGCTGGGCCTGCCGTCAGCCCCCACGGCGCGCGCCGCCAGCCAGTTCACACCCGACCGTTCACTACAAAATGATGAGCTGCTCACGCTTGAAGGACAAGGGCCAGATGGCAAAATTACCCATACCCTGCAGGTGGTGCACACGCCCGGCCACGCGGCCAACCACGTGTGCCTGCTGCTGGTCGAGGACGGCCTGCTGTTCTCGGGCGACCACATCCTCAACGGCAGCACCACGGTCATAGACCCGCCGGACGGCAACATGGCCGACTACCTGGATTCGCTCGACCGCCTGGATGCGCTGTGCGCCGAGCATGACGTGGACTTCATCGCCCCGGCCCACGGCTATGTGCTGGGCGAGGCGCGCGCCGCCATCGCCCGCCTGAAGGCCCACCGCCTGGCGCGCGAGGCCAAGGTGCTGGCCGCCATGCAGGCCCAGCCCGATGGCAGCATGGAAGACTGGGTGCGCCTGGCCTACGACGACGTGCCCGAGCGCATGTGGCCGGTGGCGCAGCGCTCGCTGCTGGCGCATGTGGAGCGCATACGCATGCTCGAACCCGGCAATGACTGAGCACATTCGTCTTGCCAAGCGCGTGGCCGAGCAGCTGCATTGCTCACGCAGCACGGCGGAGCAGTACATCGAAGGCGGCTTTGTCAGCGTCGGCGGCCAGGTCGTGGAGGCCCCTGGCGCCCGCGTGCGCCCGGATCAGGACGTCGCCGTGGCGCCCGATGCCAGCCCGCTGGCACTGACACCCGTCACGCTGCTGCTGCACAAGCCGCCGGGCTTCGAGGCCGGCCTGGGCGGCGGCGCTGGCCCGCAGGGCAGTCGCAGCCAGGGCGCGCCACAGGCCGCCACGCTGCTGAACACCGCATCACACCTGCCAGATGATGCATCGGGCATCCGCGTGCTGCAGCGCCACTTCAAACAGCTGGAATGCTTCACGCCCCTGCCCACCGAGGCCAGCGGGCTGGTGGTCTACACGCAGGACCGGCGCATCGCGCGCAAGCTGCACGAGGACATCGAGACGCTGGAGCAGGAATGCATTGTCGAGGTGGCGGGCCAGATCGCCGAGGGCGGGCTGCCCCTGCTGTGCCATGGCCTGTCCTTCAACGGCCGGCCGCTGCCGCCCATCAAGGTCAGCTGGCAGAACGAGAACCGGCTGCGCTTTGCCCTGAAGGGCATACGCCCGGGGCAAGTGCCGTCCATGTGCGAGGCCGTCGGCCTGCGCGTCGTGGCCCTCAAGCGCATACGCATAGGCCGCCTGCCGCTGGCCAAGCTGCCCGAGGGGCAGTGGCGCTACCTGCAGCCCTGGGAGCGGTTTTAGTCCAGTCTCAACGCGCGCTGGGCGCCGCCCCGCTCCAGCGCTTGAACGCCTGCGAGAACGAGGACAGGTCGGCAAACCCCAACTCGGCGGCGATCTCGGTCAGGCTCAGGTGCCCGGCCTCCAGCAGCGCCTGCGCGCGGGCATGACGCGCCGCCTGGGCCAGGGCACGAAACGAGCTGCCCTCTTGCTGCAGCCGGCGTTTGAGGGTGCGGTCGCTCACGCCCAGCAGCCGCGCCAGCGCCGCCAGGTCGGGCGCCTGGCCGGGCGGCAGGCCCGCCAGGTGTTCGCGCACCAGCGCGGTGGTGTCGATGCGGGTGCGCCGGCGCTGCAGCAGCTGCGCGCACAGGCGCTCGCACATGGCGGCGGTCACCGCATTCGCCTGCGGCAGGGGCTGCAGCAGATGGGCATGCGCCAGGCGCAGGATATTGTCTTGTGCGTGGTAGCGCACCGGCGCGCCCAGCAGTCGCGCGGGTGCCGCGCCCGGCGGCGGCGCGCCGTAGCGCAGCGTGCAGCCGGCCAGCTCCAGGCCGCTGCCCAGCACGTCGCGCAACAGGCGCGCGCAGGCGCCCATGGCGCGCTCGACGACAAAGCGCTGCAAAGCGGGCTCCAGATCATCGGGCGGCTCGAACACCAGCTCATCGTGCGCGCCGTCGCCGCGCTGGCGCATGCTGGCCTGGCATATCGCCCAGCGCAGCAAGCAGGTGCGGGCCATCGTCGGCATGACCTTTCTGGACCAGCAATCGCAGCAGGTGCGCGACGAGACGGCGCTCAATGTGCTGATGAGCCGCGTCGGCGGCGCGCTGGTGCAGCGGGGCGCACGCAGCCCACTCAAGCGCCTGCGCCTGCCGATGAGGCTGGCGAGCAAGATGCACGCCCTGGTCAACGACCCGGCGGCGCTCAGGGTCTGGCTGCGCGACAGGCGCTCGGCCGGCAACGCCATGACGCTGGCGTTTCTGAGCTCCTACCTGAACTTCGGGCCCGAAACCGCGCCCGAGGATTTCGACTGCTGCCCGGTGCTGCTGACCCAGCCCGCGGCCGACCGCTGGACGCCGCTGCACCTGAGCCAGCCATTCCTGCGGCGCATCACCCGCGTGCCGGTCAGCACCGTGATGCTGGAGGGCGCCGGCCACTACCCGCTGGAGCAGCCGGGCCTGACGCAAATGGTGGAGGCGATCGACGCCTTCTACCGGCAGGCGGCGCCGCCAGATGAAAAGTGTGAAGCCCACCGATAAGCCGGATTCTGTGCATACGGTTGCCCGCATGTGACCGCCATTACTCTGGGCCGGGGGTCGCCCCACCGGCTCGATGCCACCTACCCGCACACTCCGGGGGCCCCGTCAACATGTGCCTACTTGGTGTTGCTGCGCGTAGAGATTGCCCGTTTCACCCCGAGCGGGCGTGCCCGCTCGGGGTGGCTGTTCGGACCCGGCTTGCGCCGGGTTCGGACAGCTTGCGCTGTCCTCTCGCCAGCTTGCGCTGGCGCCTCACAGAACACCTCCGGTGGCCATGCCCGATCGGACTCGTCTCTGTTGCTCTGATCCTCACCTCACGGTGGACAGCCGTTAGCTGCTACGCTGCCCTGTGCAGTCCGGACGTTCCTCCAGTGCCTGGTTTCCCAGATTGCACCAGCGGCGGTCTGGTGGGCTTCACGGGGGTGATTGTCTCACCCTCCGTGCAACACCTCATAGATGTTGTAGGCAATGAGCAGCAGCGCGCCGACTATGCCCAGCATCATCAGCGCCGGGCCCCAGCGCGACTCGCGTGCCGAAAAGCCAACGAGCATCAGCGCGCAGCTGATGGTGAGCATGAGCATGGTGGACTGCAATAGGGTCATGGGGCATAGCCTACCAGGGGCGACGCGTCCATTGCCCAGCGCTGCCGCGCGCAAGGGCGCACCGGCGGCATATGGCGGCCAGGGCATATCGTTATCGCGACGCGTCGCAACAACTGCTTCACAATCAGCGGCCAGGCATTCCGCCCCTCACCCATCGGAGACCCCATGCGCGCCGACAACGTCCTGCAAACCATTGGCAACACGCCCCATATCCGCATCAACCGCCTGTTCGGCCCCGGGGCCAACGTGTGGATCAAGTCCGAGCGCGCCAACCCCGGCGGCTCGATCAAGGATCGCATCGCGCTGGCCATGGTGGAGGACGCCGAAAAGTCCGGCGCCCTGCAACCCGGCGGCACCATCATCGAACCCACCAGCGGCAACACCGGCATCGGCCTGGCGCTGGTGGCCGCCGTCAAGGGCTACCAGCTGATCCTGGTGATGCCCGACAGCATGAGCATCGAGCGCCGCCGCCTGATGCTGGCCTACGGCGCGCAGTTTGATCTGACGCCCAAAGAGAAAGGCATGAAGGGCGCCATCGCCCGCGCCGAGGAGCTCAAGGCGCAGACGCCCGGCGCCTGGATTCCGCAGCAGTTCGACAACCCGGCGAACGCCGACATCCATGCACGTACCACAGCGCAGGAGATCCTGGCCGACTTCCCCGATGGGCTGGACGTGCTCATCACCGGCGTCGGCACGGGTGGGCACCTGACGGGCTGCGCGCGCGTGCTGAAAGAGCGCTTCCCACAGCTCAAAGTGTTTGCCGTGGAGCCCGCGCTGTCGCCCGTGATCTCCGGCGGCCAGCCCGGCCCCCACCCCATCCAGGGCCTGGGCGCGGGCTTCATCCCCAAGAACCTGGACACCAGCCTGCTGGACGGCGTGATCCAGATGGACGCCGAGCCGGCGCGCGAATACGCCCGCCGCGCCGCACGCGAGGAAGGGCTGCTGGTGGGCATCTCCAGCGGCGCCACGCTGGCGGCGATTGCGCAAAAACTGCCCGAGCTGCCCGCCGGCAGCCGCGTGCTGGGCTTCAACTACGACACCGGCGAGCGTTACCTGTCGGTGGAGGGCTTTTTGCCCACCGCATGAGGTCGCGATGGCGCCGGGGCGATGGCGCATAGGCACAATCGCCCCACCATGACCGCGCCACGCCACACCCCTGTCCGCATCCCGCAAACTCCCAGTGCAGCGCCACTCTCGGCGCAGCAAAAGAAGTTCAATCGCCATATCGAGCGCATCAACGAGGAGCGTGCGCTGCTCAGCGCCTGGCAGGAGGCCATCGCGGCCTACCGCGAGCGCCATGCGCGCGAAGTCGTGCCGCTGCGGGGCTCGCATATCGCCCTGCTGGTCGAGCTGGTGCAGCACCTGGACGCGGCCAGCGATGACAAAAAGCTCAGCAAGGCCGCGCGCCGCACGCTGAGCGAGGGCATCACCGACCGTGTCGCCGATCTGATCGACGCCGTGCCCGACGAGGCCACGCGCGCCGGCCTCAAGGACATCTACAACCGCCACAGCGGCGGCGACTACGACGCCGAAGAGGCCGAGGACAACGAGGTGGCCAAGGAGATGGCCCAGGCCATGGTGCGCGACCTGTTTGGCGTGGATCTGGATCTGCAGGGCAAGGACACGGAGTCGCCCGAGGACCTGCTGCGCCGCATAGAACAACAGATGCAGGCCCAGCGCGCCCAGGCCGAGCAGCAGCGCGAGGCACACCAGGCCAAGCGCCGTGCCAAGCCCAACGCACGCGAGCGCAAGGCGCAGGAAGAGGCCGCCCAGGCCACGCAGTCGGTGCGCGAGATC
Protein-coding regions in this window:
- a CDS encoding MBL fold metallo-hydrolase, with the translated sequence MPRLSQQLHPHREPVTPLNAATVLLLRDAPVAGGTVLEVLMTRRSDKASFVPGAYVFPGGGIEAQDGDGASHALADRRPTQTDARLTDAMAAIRESFEELGVLLARRADGSWADAADIAAIARKLPPETTFAAACAARGLRLAADKVYQLAHWTADRNLPKRFAVPFLVARMPEGQEPVADESEQFEPVWVRPADALARHEAGQFFMIFPTIRTLQRLAQFADVDAVLAAVAGEQPLWASSPRSGLLAGKEARFMEHEAPYGELALVTPNGRGEHVLDWQSETPVQLLKNLQRLTAANPGVMTGPGTNSYLVGDPGTGYIAIDPGPADKAHLERLWRAAGGDIRMIVCTHSHPDHSPGAAPLQTMVAAAGRPQPPVLGLPSAPTARAASQFTPDRSLQNDELLTLEGQGPDGKITHTLQVVHTPGHAANHVCLLLVEDGLLFSGDHILNGSTTVIDPPDGNMADYLDSLDRLDALCAEHDVDFIAPAHGYVLGEARAAIARLKAHRLAREAKVLAAMQAQPDGSMEDWVRLAYDDVPERMWPVAQRSLLAHVERIRMLEPGND
- a CDS encoding helix-turn-helix transcriptional regulator, which encodes MARTCLLRWAICQASMRQRGDGAHDELVFEPPDDLEPALQRFVVERAMGACARLLRDVLGSGLELAGCTLRYGAPPPGAAPARLLGAPVRYHAQDNILRLAHAHLLQPLPQANAVTAAMCERLCAQLLQRRRTRIDTTALVREHLAGLPPGQAPDLAALARLLGVSDRTLKRRLQQEGSSFRALAQAARHARAQALLEAGHLSLTEIAAELGFADLSSFSQAFKRWSGAAPSAR
- a CDS encoding J domain-containing protein, translating into MTAPRHTPVRIPQTPSAAPLSAQQKKFNRHIERINEERALLSAWQEAIAAYRERHAREVVPLRGSHIALLVELVQHLDAASDDKKLSKAARRTLSEGITDRVADLIDAVPDEATRAGLKDIYNRHSGGDYDAEEAEDNEVAKEMAQAMVRDLFGVDLDLQGKDTESPEDLLRRIEQQMQAQRAQAEQQREAHQAKRRAKPNARERKAQEEAAQATQSVREIYRKLASSLHPDRETDPAERERKTALMQRVNQAYANNKLLDLLQLQLEIEQIDPEHIAGLSEERLKHYNRVLAEQLKELQQEVNEVEGHFMMEFGLDPYQRLKPAGLMRDLRADLQVLERENLRLTRELNGLRADPAAIKDWIKAERQLQKQQDDFDPWF
- the dapF gene encoding diaminopimelate epimerase — encoded protein: MHIRFTKMQGAGNDFVVLDETQEILGLTRAQYRFLADRHFGVGADQILSVRPSPAQGIDFEYLIHNADGGQVEQCGNGARCFARFVRDKGLTHKDEIRVQTMAGVIAPRLEADGRVTVDMGRPVLEPERVPFDATGLQPVTQGFTQKWPLTFDGQAHEATVFIVPISMGNPHAVQLVDDVDTAPVAQTGPLIENHPRFAQRVNAGYLQIISRAEVRLRVYERGAGETLACGTGACAAVVAGIGLGLLDGRVDVHTRGGLLSIAWAGGVQDPVLMTGPAVTVFEGQIAIPDLP
- a CDS encoding rRNA pseudouridine synthase, yielding MTEHIRLAKRVAEQLHCSRSTAEQYIEGGFVSVGGQVVEAPGARVRPDQDVAVAPDASPLALTPVTLLLHKPPGFEAGLGGGAGPQGSRSQGAPQAATLLNTASHLPDDASGIRVLQRHFKQLECFTPLPTEASGLVVYTQDRRIARKLHEDIETLEQECIVEVAGQIAEGGLPLLCHGLSFNGRPLPPIKVSWQNENRLRFALKGIRPGQVPSMCEAVGLRVVALKRIRIGRLPLAKLPEGQWRYLQPWERF
- a CDS encoding DUF484 family protein: MNHSSVTPITEDDIADFLVNTPGFFERHAELLSAVTISSPHGQRAVSLHERQAEMLREKIKGLEHRVMDMVRHGHENTAITHKIHQWSRELLAVQDVAELPQAVEQGIHRLFDVPQVALRLWGTAGMHADAPFTHGASEDVRSFASSLTMPFCGPNLGFEATAWLPQAGQAQSLALLPLRRGAIDSADEPAFGLLVLGSPDPHRFEATMGTDYLARIAELASAGLTRLL
- the cysK gene encoding cysteine synthase A, which encodes MRADNVLQTIGNTPHIRINRLFGPGANVWIKSERANPGGSIKDRIALAMVEDAEKSGALQPGGTIIEPTSGNTGIGLALVAAVKGYQLILVMPDSMSIERRRLMLAYGAQFDLTPKEKGMKGAIARAEELKAQTPGAWIPQQFDNPANADIHARTTAQEILADFPDGLDVLITGVGTGGHLTGCARVLKERFPQLKVFAVEPALSPVISGGQPGPHPIQGLGAGFIPKNLDTSLLDGVIQMDAEPAREYARRAAREEGLLVGISSGATLAAIAQKLPELPAGSRVLGFNYDTGERYLSVEGFLPTA